DNA sequence from the Halobacterium sp. DL1 genome:
GTCGCCGTGGATGGCCGCCGAGAGGAACACTGTGGGACCGGGTTCCTCGCCGTTGATGATGGAGACCGGGATGCGAACCGGGTCCCCCAGGTAAGTATCGCTAATGCTGTACCTGATGTCCGCGCGCTCTCCGGGTGGGACTCGCCCGCCGTTGTACGTGAACGCCCCCGCTGTCATGGCCCCGGCTTGGTAGCGGACACGTAAAACAGGGCGGAACTACCGACAGAGCTATCGGCACCATTTTGGTCGCGTCGGTGCACGATACCGACAATGGATGATTCTGTCGCGGTCGGCGTACTCAGCCTCCACAACAGCAAGGAGACGAAGGCCATCGTGAACGCGGTGGACGCGCTCGGTCACACCGGCGTCTGGCTCCGCGAGCACAACCTCTGCGTGGACATCGCCGACAACGAGGTCGTACTGGACCCGGACGTCGACGTCGTGGCGAACCGCCTGCTAATGTCGAACACCGAACAGCCAGCGGAGCTGCTCGGTCTGGCGCTCTCGCTGAGCCGCCTGCGTCCGACACTGAACCGCCCGGAGAGCGTGCTCACGGCGTTCCACAAGTTCGCCACCGCGACGACGCTGGCGGAGACAGGCGTCCGACTCCCCGACGCGACGCTCGCACTCGACTCGGACCGACTGAACGCGGAGAAGGCGAAGTACGGCGACGAGGTCGTGTACAAGACCGCCATCGGGACCCACGGCGGCGGGACCTGGAAGATCGGCGCCGACGAGCAGGTGAACCCACGCGTCGGCGACCGCTACGCGTTCCTCCAGGAACTCGTCGAACGCGACTCCGACCGCCACCGCGACCTCCGCATTTACGTCGTCGACGACAAGATCATCGGGACGATGCGACGGTACGCCCCCGACAACGACTGGCGGACGAACGTCGCGCTGGGCGGGGACGTCGAGGGCGTTTCGGAGCTCCCGGAGGAGGCCGCGGAGATGGCCCTGAGCGCGACCGACACCATCGGACTCGACTACGCGGGCGTCGACCTCGTGGAGGGGACCGACGGCTGGCACCTCCTCGAGGTGAACCCGACGGCGGGGTTCAAGGGACTGTTCAAGGCGACCGGCATCAGCCCGGCGCCGCACATCGCCAAACTCGCCATCGAGACGGCGGGCGGCAGCGTCGACGACGACGAGGTCGAACGGCTAGCGAGGACGCTGGACGACTCCACACCGCCGGACGTGGACACCCGACGCGAGCAGCTCTCCGAGGAGGTCAACGTGATCGGGTACACGGAGGACGTCCTCGTCTCGGGGACGAGTGGCACCGAGCGCGTGGTCGCGAAGTCCGACACCGGCGCCTCCCGGACGAGCATCGACACCCGGCTGGCGGCCGAGATCGGCGCCGGACCCATCAAGTCGATGACGAAGGTGAAGTCGGGCAGCATGAAGTCCGGAAAGGCGCGTCCCGTCGTGGACATCGTCGTCGGCGTCGCCGGCGACCGGCACACGGTCGCGGCGTCCCTGGAGGACCGCGGCCACATGGAGTACCCCCTGTTGCTCGGCCGGGACATTCTCGAAAACTACCAGGTCGACGTTCGCCGCCAGAGCGGTGTCGACCGGGAGAGCAACGAGGAGTAAGGGAGCGAAACACACGACGAGAGAGGGGTCGAACGGCTCACTTACCGAAAGTAGGGGAACTACTGTTGTGACGGGCGTGAACACCGCGTCGCGAACCTGATTCATAACAAACTCTCTCGTCTCCGAAGGTCGGACACCGCTGCGAAGCGGTCTACTATGACTGACGACTCCCACCGCGAAACGACCGAACGGAATCGAACGACGGCGACCGACGGCGGCTCGCTGCTCACCCGGCGCCGGATGCTAGCGCTCGGCGGAACGACAGTCGGCGCGCTCGCGTTCGGCGGGGTGTCGTTCGCCGGCGCCCAGGAGGACGACGGAGACGACGACGGCGACGGCCAGTCCGCCCGGCAGTACCGCGTGACCGTCGCGAACCTCACGCCAGGCCAGCCGTTCACCCCGCCGCTCGTCGCACTCCACCGCCCGAGCGTCGAACTGTTCTCCGTCGGCGAGCCGGCGAGCGAGCCGATCCAGGCGCTCGCCGAGAACGGCAACCTGGAACCCCTCGTCGAACTCGCCGGGAGCACGAACAGTGTCAGGGCGGCGGCAGTCGGCGACGAGCCCCTGGTCCCCGAGGAGGACCCCGGCGACACGGACTTCCCCTACTACACCGAACTGGAGCTGTCGGCGGACGCG
Encoded proteins:
- a CDS encoding alpha-L-glutamate ligase, producing MDDSVAVGVLSLHNSKETKAIVNAVDALGHTGVWLREHNLCVDIADNEVVLDPDVDVVANRLLMSNTEQPAELLGLALSLSRLRPTLNRPESVLTAFHKFATATTLAETGVRLPDATLALDSDRLNAEKAKYGDEVVYKTAIGTHGGGTWKIGADEQVNPRVGDRYAFLQELVERDSDRHRDLRIYVVDDKIIGTMRRYAPDNDWRTNVALGGDVEGVSELPEEAAEMALSATDTIGLDYAGVDLVEGTDGWHLLEVNPTAGFKGLFKATGISPAPHIAKLAIETAGGSVDDDEVERLARTLDDSTPPDVDTRREQLSEEVNVIGYTEDVLVSGTSGTERVVAKSDTGASRTSIDTRLAAEIGAGPIKSMTKVKSGSMKSGKARPVVDIVVGVAGDRHTVAASLEDRGHMEYPLLLGRDILENYQVDVRRQSGVDRESNEE